Genomic segment of Pseudomonadales bacterium:
TCTTCGCCTATGACTTCGCGCTCTACACCGAGGCGCTGCTGTTTGCGCGGATCAATCCGACGCTCTTTGGTGCCCGTGGCTTCGTCAATGCCGCGCTGTTGCCGCTGATTGGCGTGACCGCCGCGCGCCTCGGCAACAAGCCGGTGGAGCTGTTCGTCTCTCGCAGAGTCGTGGTGCACACCACGGCGTTGATGGGTGCCGGGCTCTATCTGCTGGTCATGGCGTCGATCGGCTACTACCTGCGCAACTACGGTGGCAGTTGGGGCGGAGTCATCCAGATTCTTTTTCTCAGCGGCGCGGTGGTGCTGCTGGTCGCGCTGTTCTTCTCCGGCACGCTGCGTGCCCGGCTCCGGGTCTTTTTCGCCAAGAACTTCTTTGCCCACCGCTATGACTACCGGGAGGCGTGGCTGAAGTTGAGCCGGGAACTGGCTGCGCTGGGTGATTTCACCACGGTGACGACCGGCGGCATCAAGCTGCTGGCCGACCTGGTCGAGAGCTCGGCCGGCACCCTCTGGTGGCAGAGTGAGCAGGAGGGCTATCGCTGCTGCGGCGCCTGGGGGATGGCGCTGGAGAGTGACGCACGGGTCGATGCCGATGATTCACTGGCACATTTTCTCTGCGCGTCCTCCTGGGTGGTCGAGTTGCCGGAATACCTCAGAACGCCCGAGATGTACCGCGGCCTCGATCTTGCGTCGTGGCAGCAGCGCTACCCGCAACTGTGGCTGGTGGTGCCGCTGATGCGACAGGAGGCGCTGGCTGGTTTCGTCTGCCTGCTGAAGCCGCGGGTGCAGCGTGCGATCAACTGGGAAGACCATGACCTGCTGAAGACCGTCGGCATCCAGTTGGCCAACCACATTGCCCTGGTCAGTGCCAGCGAGGAGCTGGCGCGCGCTCGGCAGTTCGAGGCGTTCAATCGGCTCTCGGCCTTCATCGTCCATGATCTGAAGAATGTCGTGGCGCAACTGTCACTGGTGGTCACCAATGCGCAGCGTTACAAGCACAATCCGGAGTTTATTGACGACGCACTCGATACGCTGGCCAATGCAGTGACTAAAATGAACCGTATGCTGGGCCAGTTGCGGCAGCGGG
This window contains:
- the prsK gene encoding PEP-CTERM system histidine kinase PrsK, producing MAVVALVLMPLVASRWRDRLPRLALLLVLILSVGWAAALGSGEVSLRMVLALEVMRGFAWMVLLWRMMAAPANQDGWRLYLDRQRMRPRLALGAAACLLLGVTLMLWPELSDRLTARIRLGADGRVLYLLLLNVFGLLMVELFYRNTRVEQRWGIKFLAIAIGALFAYDFALYTEALLFARINPTLFGARGFVNAALLPLIGVTAARLGNKPVELFVSRRVVVHTTALMGAGLYLLVMASIGYYLRNYGGSWGGVIQILFLSGAVVLLVALFFSGTLRARLRVFFAKNFFAHRYDYREAWLKLSRELAALGDFTTVTTGGIKLLADLVESSAGTLWWQSEQEGYRCCGAWGMALESDARVDADDSLAHFLCASSWVVELPEYLRTPEMYRGLDLASWQQRYPQLWLVVPLMRQEALAGFVCLLKPRVQRAINWEDHDLLKTVGIQLANHIALVSASEELARARQFEAFNRLSAFIVHDLKNVVAQLSLVVTNAQRYKHNPEFIDDALDTLANAVTKMNRMLGQLRQRAVEAPDPQRTELCQLAREVVALHRHRQPVPTLSCQLESLMLRADRERLGRVMGHLLQNAQEATAPQG